One window of the Romeriopsis navalis LEGE 11480 genome contains the following:
- a CDS encoding helix-turn-helix transcriptional regulator, producing the protein MKMTPIRLERFLEIDAMLRSSMRATAPMMAEKLEVNERTIRSDIEFMRNRYEAPITSSKSQGYYYTDETWRLPSIPLTQGELFALTLGAQMLNAYAGSAYREELRSAVSRLAERLPVPMEVDLQQLAQENVMFRVGAELDLNPVIWQRLEQACQTKRRVWMRYGTPGKPESEREFDVYVLHISRNNPYVTGWCHSRQMVRDFRVDRIRKLKVLKQKFEVSATFDRKAHFERMFQHEVGGEPKLVEIWFDAATAPYIVERRWHQSQTIEKHTDGAVTLRIEVPGLNEVKRWVLFYGAGARVLGPPALVEMVRAELSGMNVFYQEGNV; encoded by the coding sequence ATGAAGATGACGCCAATTCGTTTAGAGCGTTTTCTCGAAATTGATGCCATGCTGCGATCGTCGATGCGGGCAACCGCACCAATGATGGCAGAAAAGCTAGAGGTGAATGAGCGGACGATACGAAGTGACATTGAGTTTATGCGCAATCGGTATGAAGCACCGATTACGTCTAGCAAGAGTCAGGGCTACTACTACACCGATGAAACTTGGCGACTACCATCAATTCCTTTAACTCAGGGTGAATTGTTTGCACTAACACTGGGGGCACAGATGCTGAATGCTTATGCTGGGTCAGCCTACCGCGAGGAGCTTCGCAGTGCAGTCTCACGTCTAGCGGAGCGTCTACCTGTGCCGATGGAGGTGGATTTACAACAGTTAGCCCAGGAAAATGTGATGTTTCGCGTGGGTGCAGAATTGGATTTGAATCCAGTGATTTGGCAGCGGTTAGAACAGGCTTGTCAAACCAAGCGACGAGTTTGGATGCGCTATGGAACACCCGGAAAACCGGAGTCAGAGCGCGAGTTTGATGTATACGTATTGCACATTTCGCGCAATAACCCTTATGTAACAGGCTGGTGCCATTCACGGCAAATGGTGCGGGATTTTCGGGTTGATCGGATTCGGAAGTTGAAGGTTCTGAAGCAAAAGTTTGAGGTGAGTGCGACGTTCGATCGGAAAGCACATTTTGAGCGGATGTTTCAGCATGAGGTCGGGGGTGAGCCAAAGTTGGTGGAGATTTGGTTTGATGCGGCAACGGCTCCTTACATTGTGGAACGACGCTGGCATCAGTCACAGACGATCGAAAAACATACTGATGGTGCAGTGACGCTACGAATAGAGGTGCCGGGGCTGAATGAGGTGAAGCGATGGGTGCTGTTTTATGGCGCGGGGGCTAGGGTGCTAGGGCCACCAGCGCTGGTGGAGATGGTAAGAGCTGAGTTATCTGGCATGAATGTGTTTTATCAGGAGGGGAATGTATGA
- a CDS encoding YdeI/OmpD-associated family protein, with the protein MFVPDDLATALASHPTAKVNFDHFSNAKTQNIVYWIETAKRDATRLKRIEQAIAAATQNRSPLEQS; encoded by the coding sequence CTGTTTGTACCCGATGACTTAGCGACTGCTCTCGCAAGTCATCCCACGGCCAAAGTCAATTTTGATCACTTCAGCAACGCCAAAACCCAAAATATTGTCTACTGGATTGAGACAGCGAAACGAGATGCCACAAGACTGAAGCGAATCGAGCAGGCGATCGCGGCAGCTACACAAAATCGGAGTCCTTTAGAACAGTCATAG